The following are encoded in a window of Actinomycetota bacterium genomic DNA:
- the aroE gene encoding shikimate dehydrogenase, which translates to MNARWPTASTRLVVLLGWPVRHSLSPVMHNSAFREQGLDLVYVVLPTPPDALATVVEALGAVGAIGANVTVPHKEEVTGLCDRLTDEARLVGAVNTLVWGPEGLVGDNTDAVGLGRVLQEDFNLPPGAPTVVLGTGGAARACVVALGRVGVPVTVIGRRRDAADDLAGLAERCGAPQGRAIGLDEDTWVGEAVAESVLAINATPLGMAGEPLPDPFHQLRADQMALDLVYRPAETPFLEAARASGAEAHHGLGMLVAQAAASYRRWTGQDAPIGIMSAAAVAELTVPTGR; encoded by the coding sequence GTGAACGCCCGCTGGCCGACGGCCTCCACCCGGCTCGTGGTCCTGCTCGGTTGGCCGGTCCGCCACTCGCTGTCGCCGGTGATGCATAACAGCGCGTTCCGTGAGCAGGGACTGGACCTCGTCTACGTCGTGCTGCCCACACCCCCGGACGCGCTCGCCACGGTCGTCGAGGCGCTCGGCGCTGTCGGAGCGATCGGCGCCAACGTCACCGTCCCGCACAAGGAGGAGGTCACCGGCCTGTGCGATCGGCTCACGGACGAAGCGCGTCTCGTCGGCGCCGTCAACACGCTGGTGTGGGGTCCCGAGGGGCTGGTCGGGGACAACACCGACGCGGTGGGCCTGGGAAGGGTCCTGCAGGAGGACTTCAACCTGCCACCCGGCGCCCCAACCGTGGTGCTCGGCACAGGCGGGGCAGCCCGTGCCTGCGTGGTGGCGTTGGGCCGCGTCGGGGTGCCGGTCACCGTCATCGGGCGGCGACGCGACGCCGCCGACGACCTGGCCGGGCTGGCGGAGCGGTGCGGGGCGCCGCAGGGGCGCGCCATCGGCCTGGACGAGGACACCTGGGTGGGCGAGGCCGTCGCGGAGTCGGTCCTGGCGATCAACGCCACCCCACTGGGGATGGCCGGTGAGCCCCTGCCCGACCCCTTCCACCAGCTCCGCGCGGACCAGATGGCGCTCGACCTGGTCTACCGACCCGCCGAGACGCCGTTCCTCGAGGCGGCGCGTGCGTCCGGGGCCGAGGCGCACCACGGCCTGGGGATGCTGGTCGCGCAGGCGGCGGCGAGCTACCGCCGGTGGACCGGGCAGGACGCCCCGATCGGGATCATGTCCGCGGCCGCTGTCGCGGAGCTGACCGTCCCGACCGGGCGCTGA